Proteins encoded together in one Microplitis mediator isolate UGA2020A chromosome 7, iyMicMedi2.1, whole genome shotgun sequence window:
- the LOC130672080 gene encoding neuroendocrine convertase 1-like isoform X1 codes for MIQLFLNKLFYCETKILINLWILLVISKCISTEENLPKYIYPEEWVVRVEGGAQVASLLALQYGYKNAGLVLGFDDTYLWYRDENTIKKRGNRFTKDLTLRSEIIWADQQKNFTRSKRDFVDTVDDEKPLIRNKRIFYIDDNNYNDEFYSFGKKNYDKLFNDELWNQEWYLQDTRSNKELPKLDLNVLPLYHLGITGRGIRVAVLDDGLEYTHEDLKNNYDPSISYDVNERDNDPIPRYDVTDVNAHGTRCAGEIAMEANNLKCGVGIAFEASIGGIKLLDGVVNDRVEGEALGYKQNLIDIYTASWGPADDGKNLEAPGRLASEALQRGINQGRDGRGNIYVWASGNGGSKEDDCSCDGYVSSIFTIAVGSASQTGKFPWYGEQCPATLATTYSSGAYHDQMIATTDLKNKCTTHHTGTSASAPLAAGILALALQVNKELTWRDAQHLVVETSEYSPLRNNPGWIKNSAGLWFNPRFGFGLMNAYSLVLTASNWTRVPEKIQCTIKSYESSQNIVYGKSTILSFNVNKCRDQDSEVAFLEHVQIEVTLTYTIRGALEMYLTSATNTRVKILNRRKLDDSQDGFKNWKFMSVATWGEDPRGTWTLEIIDNAGPMSNNGTIDDVTLIIHGTKNPPISRLNGNKRVYNNNYNRLRKKDNEEMEISNKNVRVNKWNVAENEINLTKKISKPLKLVQVDWLRRLLFG; via the exons ATGAtacagttatttttaaataaacttttttactg tgagactaaaattttaataaatttgtggATTTTATTGGTAATATCAAAATGCATATCGACAGAAGAAAATTTGCCGAAATATATTTACCCCGAAGAATGGGTTGTCAGAGTTGAAGGTGGAGCTCAAGTAGCTTCACTATTGGCCCTTCAATATGGTTATAAAAATGCCGGTTTG GTTCTTGGATTTGATGATACTTATCTGTGGTACAGAGACGAaaatacgataaaaaaaagaggCAATAGATTTACAAAGGACTTGACTTTACGCTCAGAA atTATTTGGGcagatcaacaaaaaaattttaccaggagTAAAAGAGATTTTGTGGATACTGTAGATGATGAAAAACCTCTGATCCGcaataagagaattttttatattgatgacaataattataatgatgaattttatagttttggtaaaaaaaattacgataaattatttaatgatgaATTATGGAATCAAGAGTGGTATTTG CAAGACACGCGCAGCAATAAAGAGCTACCGAAGTTAGATCTGAACGTGCTCCCGCTTTATCATCTGGGGATAACAGGCCGCGGGATAAGGGTGGCTGTTCTCGACGACGGTCTAGAATATACCCAcgaagatttaaaaaacaattac GATCCCTCTATTAGCTATGACGTAAATGAGAGAGATAACGATCCAATACCTCGCTACGACGTAACAG ATGTAAATGCACATGGAACGAGATGTGCAGGAGAAATAGCAATGGAGgcaaacaatttaaaatgtgGAGTCGGCATTGCATTTGAAGCATCAATTGGTGGAATAAAATTACTCGATGGAGTCGTTAATGATCGAGTCGAGGGCGAGGCATTGGGTTATAAACAAAATCTTATAGATATTTATACAGCTTCCTGGGGTCCCGCCGACGATGGAAAAAATCTTGAAGCGCCTGGCAGACTTGCCAGTGAAGCTTTGCAACGTGGTATCAAtcaa GGTCGTGATGGCAGAGGAAATATATATGTCTGGGCATCGGGAAACGGCGGATCTAAAGAGGATGATTGCAGTTGCGACGGGTATGTTAGCAGCATTTTTACTATTGCTGTAGGCTCTGCGAGCCAGACTGGTAAATTTCCTTGGTACGGAGAACAATGTCCTGCGACGCTTGCTACTACTTACAGCAGCGGGGCTTATCATGACCAAATGATT GCAACAAcggatttaaaaaacaaatgtaCTACTCATCATACAGGAACATCCGCTTCAGCTCCACTTGCTGCTGGAATACTCGCTTTGGCATTACAAGTCAa cAAAGAGCTCACTTGGAGAGATGCTCAGCATCTCGTTGTCGAGACTTCAGAATACAGTCCACTTAG AAATAATCCCGGTTGGATAAAAAATTCCGCGGGTCTTTGGTTTAACCCGCGGTTTGGTTTTGGATTAATGAACGCATATTCTTTGGTACTGACTGCTTCTAACTGGACGCGTGTACCcgaaaaaattcaatgtaCCATAAAAAGCTATGAAAG ttCACAAAATATAGTTTATGGTAAATCTACGATTTTATCATTCAACGTGAACAAGTGCAGGGATCAAGATTCAGAAGTAGCTTTTCTAGAACACGTACAAATTGAAGTAACTCTTACGTATACAATTCGAGGCGCACTTGAAATGTATTTGACCTCAGCCACCA ACACTagagtaaaaatattgaacCGTCGAAAGCTCGACGATTCTCAAGacggatttaaaaattggaaattcaTGTCAGTTGCAACCTGGGGTGAAGACCCAAGAGGCACTTGGACTCTCGAAATTATTGACAAT GCAGGTCCGATGTCTAATAATGGAACAATCGATGATGtaacattaattattcatGGCACTAAAAATCCGCCAATCTCACGTTTAAATGGAAATAAACGAGtgtataacaataattataatcggcttagaaaaaaa gATAATGAAGAAATGgaaattagtaataaaaatgtaagagTTAATAAATGGAATGTGGCAGAGAACGAGATAAATTTaaccaagaaaatttcaaagccCTTGAAACTTGTCCAGGTTGATTGGCTCCGAAGACTTTTATTCGGTTAA
- the LOC130672080 gene encoding neuroendocrine convertase 1-like isoform X2 translates to MESETKILINLWILLVISKCISTEENLPKYIYPEEWVVRVEGGAQVASLLALQYGYKNAGLVLGFDDTYLWYRDENTIKKRGNRFTKDLTLRSEIIWADQQKNFTRSKRDFVDTVDDEKPLIRNKRIFYIDDNNYNDEFYSFGKKNYDKLFNDELWNQEWYLQDTRSNKELPKLDLNVLPLYHLGITGRGIRVAVLDDGLEYTHEDLKNNYDPSISYDVNERDNDPIPRYDVTDVNAHGTRCAGEIAMEANNLKCGVGIAFEASIGGIKLLDGVVNDRVEGEALGYKQNLIDIYTASWGPADDGKNLEAPGRLASEALQRGINQGRDGRGNIYVWASGNGGSKEDDCSCDGYVSSIFTIAVGSASQTGKFPWYGEQCPATLATTYSSGAYHDQMIATTDLKNKCTTHHTGTSASAPLAAGILALALQVNKELTWRDAQHLVVETSEYSPLRNNPGWIKNSAGLWFNPRFGFGLMNAYSLVLTASNWTRVPEKIQCTIKSYESSQNIVYGKSTILSFNVNKCRDQDSEVAFLEHVQIEVTLTYTIRGALEMYLTSATNTRVKILNRRKLDDSQDGFKNWKFMSVATWGEDPRGTWTLEIIDNAGPMSNNGTIDDVTLIIHGTKNPPISRLNGNKRVYNNNYNRLRKKDNEEMEISNKNVRVNKWNVAENEINLTKKISKPLKLVQVDWLRRLLFG, encoded by the exons ATGGAAAG tgagactaaaattttaataaatttgtggATTTTATTGGTAATATCAAAATGCATATCGACAGAAGAAAATTTGCCGAAATATATTTACCCCGAAGAATGGGTTGTCAGAGTTGAAGGTGGAGCTCAAGTAGCTTCACTATTGGCCCTTCAATATGGTTATAAAAATGCCGGTTTG GTTCTTGGATTTGATGATACTTATCTGTGGTACAGAGACGAaaatacgataaaaaaaagaggCAATAGATTTACAAAGGACTTGACTTTACGCTCAGAA atTATTTGGGcagatcaacaaaaaaattttaccaggagTAAAAGAGATTTTGTGGATACTGTAGATGATGAAAAACCTCTGATCCGcaataagagaattttttatattgatgacaataattataatgatgaattttatagttttggtaaaaaaaattacgataaattatttaatgatgaATTATGGAATCAAGAGTGGTATTTG CAAGACACGCGCAGCAATAAAGAGCTACCGAAGTTAGATCTGAACGTGCTCCCGCTTTATCATCTGGGGATAACAGGCCGCGGGATAAGGGTGGCTGTTCTCGACGACGGTCTAGAATATACCCAcgaagatttaaaaaacaattac GATCCCTCTATTAGCTATGACGTAAATGAGAGAGATAACGATCCAATACCTCGCTACGACGTAACAG ATGTAAATGCACATGGAACGAGATGTGCAGGAGAAATAGCAATGGAGgcaaacaatttaaaatgtgGAGTCGGCATTGCATTTGAAGCATCAATTGGTGGAATAAAATTACTCGATGGAGTCGTTAATGATCGAGTCGAGGGCGAGGCATTGGGTTATAAACAAAATCTTATAGATATTTATACAGCTTCCTGGGGTCCCGCCGACGATGGAAAAAATCTTGAAGCGCCTGGCAGACTTGCCAGTGAAGCTTTGCAACGTGGTATCAAtcaa GGTCGTGATGGCAGAGGAAATATATATGTCTGGGCATCGGGAAACGGCGGATCTAAAGAGGATGATTGCAGTTGCGACGGGTATGTTAGCAGCATTTTTACTATTGCTGTAGGCTCTGCGAGCCAGACTGGTAAATTTCCTTGGTACGGAGAACAATGTCCTGCGACGCTTGCTACTACTTACAGCAGCGGGGCTTATCATGACCAAATGATT GCAACAAcggatttaaaaaacaaatgtaCTACTCATCATACAGGAACATCCGCTTCAGCTCCACTTGCTGCTGGAATACTCGCTTTGGCATTACAAGTCAa cAAAGAGCTCACTTGGAGAGATGCTCAGCATCTCGTTGTCGAGACTTCAGAATACAGTCCACTTAG AAATAATCCCGGTTGGATAAAAAATTCCGCGGGTCTTTGGTTTAACCCGCGGTTTGGTTTTGGATTAATGAACGCATATTCTTTGGTACTGACTGCTTCTAACTGGACGCGTGTACCcgaaaaaattcaatgtaCCATAAAAAGCTATGAAAG ttCACAAAATATAGTTTATGGTAAATCTACGATTTTATCATTCAACGTGAACAAGTGCAGGGATCAAGATTCAGAAGTAGCTTTTCTAGAACACGTACAAATTGAAGTAACTCTTACGTATACAATTCGAGGCGCACTTGAAATGTATTTGACCTCAGCCACCA ACACTagagtaaaaatattgaacCGTCGAAAGCTCGACGATTCTCAAGacggatttaaaaattggaaattcaTGTCAGTTGCAACCTGGGGTGAAGACCCAAGAGGCACTTGGACTCTCGAAATTATTGACAAT GCAGGTCCGATGTCTAATAATGGAACAATCGATGATGtaacattaattattcatGGCACTAAAAATCCGCCAATCTCACGTTTAAATGGAAATAAACGAGtgtataacaataattataatcggcttagaaaaaaa gATAATGAAGAAATGgaaattagtaataaaaatgtaagagTTAATAAATGGAATGTGGCAGAGAACGAGATAAATTTaaccaagaaaatttcaaagccCTTGAAACTTGTCCAGGTTGATTGGCTCCGAAGACTTTTATTCGGTTAA